A genomic stretch from Falco cherrug isolate bFalChe1 chromosome 1, bFalChe1.pri, whole genome shotgun sequence includes:
- the PRR14L gene encoding protein PRR14L isoform X3: MLSSGVEPLLDSSVSALTKELYTGLPEGISTEFMAVSEPDVGLDAKSDVLTPVLAQSDSQSAEHHRTSGVEKFCQKTEDLAERLKGIPHGPAELLTEKLLKAADLEEDEKNKKRNFRILDCSGDGYQKENKEARCAEECHAECCAPTPGESWSKQEDPHLNQHEVKSLRTGCTEIAGSLKNREEDQANVQVTAESLPKLTDEVQVFSSVVSSPEELSKEKFKMVPSEGVKLKKDQWQFSVSDLCKDDVKENSLLMETANIASHEIGQTDTCFYNTSRKISPPSSHSCLDLSTKLEKDSSEAQLLEKESKSNTSEELAGSLAETTEANSNDSLSTSKTNLIYMLNVTLPPVAQNSRELHQHECPPCTAAEVSNRDKGWNNLSGKKSVGASGIAGEQVAEIVLRKDKFKSSVSSRTFDNPNMTSKIFQKNTKSSVGETESVVSGLESEHGGTWNCNNQDQCTAASTSCVLLGSSCIDYVFPNSHSSNIEVDKKIEENDDLEGEVSGAYNSKKSIICPEARSSLLCGSLPCEDDWGNRGVDLHEINDISTAKNMFCSAYTAEKCIATSVSDEISNKNMEVVKQFNICGIPDGSEVDCDGDEAKEHTSMCALQTDEFDKIRTVDSPKAPKGNWRNKVSGNRRNESSEQLLGRYLNKKTCVHNSGFCSCPLGPKKRELDTYEKKAVSSLTANPSELRSTLICDTCPLLNNMNIQARHASQTEKILCPMEDQCLACQSEFDGPDPGSKQHLESLNNQPNTGLQTTASSVEETKIPIGCSQSEEMLLKTSNDLPPLVCKYAQQDSFPGTLKGNVMNLDSFSCVRNEDCSGSGFISDLTEEKAIKLKEQENGCERGDKGILKESFSDSKSHWVQHACFIKCAKEQEELELAGNKMQQSLPTKWLVEDQKNIVSAQFLPFSSIHGSLSCKPENMNVLSETENKKSLRIKSTLNNSCPQLTFEPGKETDAQKGIGPSHFGKLIDIQDSFNETQADSETPSALNLGICQPEKEKLCVSSENTQIDNCDSSSAKVLNKDSSVTKPLSVTVSVKRKNSNTKIPSAENEMAASFLNGAKSSRVCAHSKESLRDEGHSMVTVKDMDVTATKSTHCGEKFKNTYVQEKMGREVAPRKKSPVDSCLDGEDCQWALLQDSKESGSKIDPHSAENFGNVLEKITRSNLYNLSKERKHDTKLTNLAGTSLLSETVHDGQAEGVSDAETSPELQYNTTPTFYPHTRILSNSCKEPFPNCVVCSEVCVPYKLNAQSQENVKEITEGQDTIPTHSVCKANVALSSERLDQIETCQVLKRKKEYEKMEVHLSDKAQQEQKSEYQGKAKITLQPSMLHSFELICSSSNELVTSRNKEFEGPSEEMFAVKSSENKLCSTLQEVRRPKITTDIISSQFLKTRDSEMENLNLNLGYVGSPGAFGTLNKLRGSLPLKRQPARACKKVSTSYQLKTIRKKNSSLFFEVPPEILPKQENTLLKSLYVPCKSSTMEMETAMRFMHMPRQRAERCSLLNSLKFRKCTKEPALLSKLSAMASKLLAPAKSIHNLEPLPYSSEILPASERYSQRRSKNLLEAFSCINRNLQSCWADSWCTKMFSFQSLALYPVESTKILSSGLSHKPPTSFLDTPVFPISVHIKLESSPVTDLTGITSQHSVPHKLVLREMPAPPSKLTFSFLLSQSCSNTRAFKEDSSLNNELHSLSVTTPRAVALHPDHGRNAIAERRGACSMLGLHTVLALSSPGCYRIWTRKRNLSSHIPTIQRLFISQFTQGLKGARYPTSVSDDLVSSLPYSLGRVLSIWSQHGPSACLSEITPLHSNHCKWQPGVGIENSYAMLPHLPIQSMEALQTAGHEICLEASFPLPLPKSCSLPESLPSPPRLSASELQVHALDKADASILACLRSQDDTELKKTEPEKRPKKVSQIRIRKTVPKPDPNLTPMGLPKPKRLKKKDFSLEEIYTNKNYKSPPPSRSLETIFEEPKERNGHLISVSQQKRKRILEFQDFTLPRKRKTRGKIKAVGSFTRAKKAALQSVELDTLLSQKLMDLEAFFAKEAEQEQASSI; the protein is encoded by the exons ATGCTATCATCTGGGGTGGAACCTCTTCTTGATTCTTCTGTGTCTGCTTTGACAAAGGAATTGTACACTGGACTGCCAGAGGGCATCTCCACTGAATTTATGGCTGTGTCGGAGCCTGATGTTGGATTAGATGCAAAATCGGATGTGTTGACACCTGTGCTGGCACAAAGTGACAGTCAGTCAGCTGAGCATCATAGGACTTCTGGAGTAGAAAAGTTTTGTCAGAAGACGGAGGACTTGGCTGAAAGGCTGAAGGGGATCCCGCATGGGCCAGCAGAATTGCTTACTGAAAAATTACTAAAGGCTGCAGACCTTGAAgaggatgaaaaaaacaaaaaaagaaactttagGATACTAGACTGCTCTGGTGATGGataccagaaagaaaacaaagaggcaCGATGTGCTGAGGAGTGTCATGCTGAGTGCTGTGCTCCAACTCCGGGGGAAAGTTGGTCAAAACAA GAGGACCCTCACTTAAACCAGCATGAGGTGAAGTCTTTGAGAACTGGTTGCACTGAAATAGCAGGATCTCTGAAGAACAGAG aagAAGACCAAGCAAATGTTCAGGTGACAGCTGAAAGTCTGCCAAAGCTCACTGACGAAGTACAAG TTTTTAGTTCTGTTGTTTCATCACCTGAGGAgttgtcaaaagaaaaatttaaaatggtCCCATCAGAAGGTGTTAAGTTGAAAAAGGACCAGTGGCAGTTCTCTGTCAGTGATCTATGCAAGGAtgatgtaaaagaaaacagtctaTTGATGGAAACAGCCAACATTGCTTCCCATGAAATtggacagacagacacatgTTTTTATAATACCTCCAGGAAAATTTCTCCTCCCAGTAGCCATAGCTGTCTGGATCTTAGTACCAAGCTAGAAAAAGATTCATCTGAGGCACAACTGCTTGAAAAGGAGTCTAAAAGTAATACATCAGAAGAGTTGGCTGGCAGTTTAGCTGAAACTACAGAAGCTAATAGTAATGATAGTTTGTCCACTAGCAAAACTAATTTGATTTATATGCTAAATGTAACTCTACCTCCTGTTGCACAAAACTCAAGAGAACTTCATCAACACGAGTGTCCTCCTTGTACTGCTGCTGAGGTTTCAAACAGGGACAAGGGTTGGAATAatctctctggaaaaaaatcagttggtGCTTCTGGAATAGCAGGGGAACAAGTTGCTGAAATTGTGCTTCGTAAAGACAAATTCAAGTCTTCAGTAAGTTCCAGGACTTTCGATAATCCTAATATGACAAGCAAAATTTTCCAGAAGAACACGAAGTCTTCAGTGGGAGAGACAGAGAGTGTGGTCTCTGGTTTAGAAAGTGAACATGGTGGCACGTGGAATTGTAATAATCAAGACCAGTGTACAGCTGCCAGTACTTCCTGTGTTTTATTAGGGAGTTCATGTATAGATTATGTTTTCCCGAACAGTCATTCTTCTAACATTGAGGTTGATAAGAAGATTGAAGAAAATGATGATTTGGAAGGAGAAGTTTCAGGTGCATATAATAGTAAAAAGTCAATCATCTGCCCAGAAGCCCGTTCCTCTTTGCTTTGTGGATCTCTTCCTTGTGAAGATGACTGGGGCAACAGAGGTGTAGATCTGCATGAGATAAATGacatttccacagcaaaaaacatgttttgctcAGCTTATACTGCAGAGAAATGTATTGCTACCTCAGTAAGTGATGAGATTTCAAATAAGAATATGGAGGTTGTGAAACAATTTAATATTTGTGGAATACCAGATGGCAGTGAAGTTGATTGTGACGGAGATGAGGCAAAAGAACATACCAGCATGTGTGCTCTTCAGACAGATGAATTTGATAAAATAAGAACTGTGGATTCTCCAAAGGCTCCTAAAGGCAATTGGAGAAATAAGGTGAGCGGCAATCGGAGAAATGAGTCTAGTGAACAGCTATTAGGCAGAtatttgaacaaaaaaacctgtgttCATAATTCTGGATTTTGCAGCTGTCCATTAGGCCCAAAGAAGAGAGAGTTAGACACTTATGAGAAGAAAGCAGTGTCATCACTCACAGCTAATCCCTCTGAGTTACGTAGCACTTTGATCTGTGATACATGTCCATTACTTAACAACATGAATATTCAAGCACGACATGCTAGCCAAACAGAAAAGATCCTTTGTCCAATGGAAGATCAGTGTCTTGCATGTCAGAGTGAGTTTGATGGCCCAGATCCAGGCAGCAAGCAACATTTAGAAAGTttaaacaaccaaccaaacactGGCTTACAAACTACAGCTAGTTCTGtggaagaaaccaaaatacCAATTGGCTGCAGTCAAAGTGAAGAGATGCTGTTAAAAACAAGTAATGACCTGCCTCCATTAGTTTGTAAATATGCACAACAAGACAGTTTTCCAGGAACTCTAAAAGGGAATGTAATGAATTTGGACTCTTTCAGTTGTGTGAGAAATGAAGACTGTTCAGGATCAGGTTTCATCAGTGATCTAACTGAAGAGAAGGCAATCAAATTAAAAGAACAGGAGAATGGATGTGAAAGAGGAGATAAAGGAATTCTCAAAGAAAGCTTTTCTGATAGCAAATCACATTGGGTACAGCATGCTTGCTTTATCAAATGTGCAAAAGAGCAAGAAGAGCTAGAGCTTGCAGGGAACAAAATGCAACAATCTTTGCCAACGAAGTGGTTGGTGGAGGACCAGAAAAACATAGTTAGTGCCCAATTTTTGCCCTTCTCATCAATTCATGGGAGTCTGTCATGCAAGCCAGAAAATATGAATGTGCTTTCAGAGAcggaaaacaaaaaaagtctgagaATAAAATCTACCTTAAATAACTCTTGCCCACAGTTAACATTTGAGCCTGGTAAAGAAACTGATGCTCAAAAGGGTATTGGTCCATCCCATTTTGGAAAGTTGATTGACATCCAGGATTCCTTCAATGAGACTCAGGCGGATTCAGAAACACCATCAGCTCTGAACCTGGGAATCTGTCAgcctgagaaagaaaagctatgTGTGTCATCTGAGAATACACAAATAGATAATTGTGATTCATCTTCAGccaaagttttaaataaagattCTTCAGTGACAAAACCTCTTTCTGTAACAGTGTCtgttaagagaaaaaacagcaataCTAAGATTCCATCTGCAGAGAATGAAATGGCAGCTAGCTTTTTGAATGGTGCAAAAAGCTCAAGAGTTTGTGCACACAGCAAAGAAAGTCTGAGAGATGAGGGGCATAGCATGGTAACTGTAAAAGACATGGATGTAACTGCAACAAAAAGTACTCACTGTGGAGAGAAGTTTAAGAACACATATGTGCAAGAGAAGATGGGAAGAGAAGTAGCCCCTAGAAAAAAGTCACCTGTAGATTCTTGTCTTGATGGAGAAGATTGTCAATGGGCCTTGTTACAAGATTCCAAAGAGTCTGGTAGCAAAATTGACCCTCACAGTGCTGAgaattttggaaatgttttggaaaaaatcaCAAGATCTAATTTATATaatctttcaaaagaaagaaaacatgatacAAAGCTCACAAACTTAGCGGGTACCAGTCTACTTTCAGAAACTGTGCATGATGGTCAAGCTGAAGGTGTGTCTGATGCAGAAACCTCACCAGAATTGCAGTATAATACAACACCCACATTTTATCCACATACGAGAATACTATCAAACAGTTGCAAAGAACCATTCCCAAACTGTGTGGTTTGCAGTGAAGTATGTGTGCCttacaaattaaatgcacagagTCAAGAAAATGTAAAGGAGATTACAGAAGGCCAGGACACTATACCGACTCATTCAGTTTGCAAGGCAAATGTGGCTTTATCTTCAGAGAGACTTGACCAAATAGAGACATGTCAGGTACTTAAGCGAAAGAAGGAGTATGAGAAGATGGAAGTACATCTGTCAGACAAGGCACAGCAGGAACAGAAGTCAGAATATcaagggaaagcaaaaatcaCACTGCAACCAAGTATGTTGCACAGTTTTGAACTCATATGCAGCTCTTCAAATGAATTGGTGACATCAAGAAATAAGGAGTTTGAAGGTCCTTCAGAGGAGATGTTTGCTGtcaaaagcagtgaaaataaactATGTAGCACTTTACAAGAGGTTAGAAGGCCAAAGATTACCACAGATATTATTAGTTCACAGTTTTTGAAGACTCGGgattcagaaatggaaaacctGAACCTTAATTTAGGGTATGTTGGAAGCCCTGGTGCCTTTGGAACTTTAAATAAACTAAGAGGATCTCTTCCACTAAAAAGACAGCCTGCAAGGGCATGCAAGAAAGTTTCCACATCATATCAGCTAAAaaccataagaaaaaaaaatagttcactTTTTTTTGAGGTTCCCCCAGAAATATTGCCTaagcaggaaaacacacttCTCAAATCTTTGTACGTACCTTGTAAATCATCGACAATGGAAATGGAAACAGCCATGAGATTCATGCATATGCCGAGGCAGAGGGCCGAGAGGTGCAGTTTGTTGAACAGCTTGAAATTTAGAAAATGTACCAAAGAACCAGCATTGTTGAGCAAGCTGTCTGCAATGGCTAGCAAACTCCTGGCACCTGCCAAAAGCATCCATAACTTAGAACCTCTGCCATATTCTTCTGAAATTCTTCCAGCGAGTGAGAGGTACAGCCAACGTAGATCTAAAAATCTATTGGAAGCCTTTTCTTGCATTAACAGGAACTTACAATCATGCTGGGCTGACAGTTGGTGCACCAAGATGTTCAGCTTTCAGTCTTTGGCACTTTATCCTGTAGAATCTaccaaaatactttcttcaggCTTGAGCCACAAGCCTCCAACGTCTTTCTTGGATACCCCAGTTTTCCCAATTTCTGTTCACATAAAATTGGAATCCAGTCCTGTGACAGACCTCACAGGGATTACATCCCAGCACTCTGTACCTCACAAACTAGTTTTGCGAGAAATGCCAGCACCACCTTCAAAATtgactttctcttttctcctgtctCAGAGCTGTTCGAATACAAGAGCTTTTAAGGAAGATTCCAGTCTAAATAATGAGTTGCATTCTCTCTCTGTAACAACTCCAAGGGCTGTTGCCCTTCATCCTGACCATGGAAGAAATGCCATAGCTGAAAGAAGAGGAGCTTGCTCCATGCTTGGCCTTCACACAGTGTTAGCACTTTCTTCCCCTGGATGTTACAGGATTtggacaagaaaaagaaacttaagCAGCCATATTCCTACCATCCAGAGACTATTTATATCACAATTCACACAGGGTTTGAAAGGGGCAAGGTATCCAACTTCTGTATCAGATGACCTCGTCTCTTCCTTGCCATACTCATTGGGCAGGGTACTATCCATATGGAGTCAGCATGGTCCTTCTGCCTGTCTCTCCGAAATCACTCCTCTCCATTCCAATCACTGCAAGTGGCAGCCAGGCGTGGGCATCGAGAACAG TTATGCCATGTTACCGCACTTACCTATACAGAGTATGGAAGCACTACAGACTGCAGGTCATGAGATATG TCTGGAAGCTTCATTCCCTCTTCCGTTACCAAAGTCCTGCTCACTTCCAGAATCATTGCCGTCTCCCCCCAGGCTTTCAGCATCTGAGCTCCAGGTTCATGCCCTTGATAAAGCTGATGCTTCTATTCTTGCCTGTCTTAGATCCCAAGATgacacagaactgaaaaaa actGAGCCAGAAAAGAGACCAAAGAAAGTCTCACAGATCCGAATCAGGAAAACTGTTCCTAAGCCGGACCCTAACCTTACTCCAATGGGACTACCCAAACCAAAAAG GCTTAAGAAGAAAGACTTCAGTTTAGAAGAAATTTACACAAACAAGAACTATAAGTCCCCTCCTCCATCCAG GAGCTTGGAAACAATCTTTGAAGAGCCCAAGGAGAGAAATGGACACTTGATCTCTGTCagccagcagaagagaaagcGGATTCTGGAGTTTCAGGACTTTACTCTTCCCCGGAAAAGGAAGACACGAGGCAAAATCAAAGCAGTGGGTAGTTTCACCCGAGCAAAAAAAGCTGCACTGCAGAGTGTGGAATTAGATACTCTTTTGAGTCAGAAGCTAATGGACCTTGAAGCCTTTTTTGCAAAGGAGGCTGAGCAGGAGCAGGCCTCTAGCATCTGA